The following are from one region of the Streptococcus sp. 1643 genome:
- a CDS encoding shikimate dehydrogenase encodes MKLDGYTRLAAVVANPIKHSISPFIHNRAFEATAINGAYVAWEIEAGDLAETVANIRRYQMFGINLSMPYKEQVIPYLDELSDEARLIGAVNTVVNHNGTLIGYNTDGKGFFKSLPSFTISDKKMTILGAGGAAKSILAQAILDGASQISVFVRSASIEKTRPYLDKLQEQTGFKVDLYALEDLSELQSRIAESDLLVNATSVGMDGKSSPVPESINLPENLLVADIIYQPFETPFLNWARSQGNPAVNGLGMLLYQAAEAFQLWTGKVMPTDEIWQSLTEKYK; translated from the coding sequence ATGAAGCTTGATGGCTATACGCGTTTAGCTGCAGTTGTTGCCAATCCCATTAAACACTCTATTTCACCCTTTATTCACAATAGGGCCTTTGAGGCGACAGCTATTAATGGTGCCTATGTAGCTTGGGAGATTGAAGCGGGTGATTTGGCAGAAACAGTCGCCAATATTCGCCGTTACCAGATGTTTGGCATCAACCTGTCTATGCCTTACAAGGAGCAAGTGATTCCTTATCTGGATGAGTTGAGTGATGAGGCTCGTTTGATTGGGGCAGTCAATACTGTAGTCAATCATAATGGCACTTTAATTGGATATAATACAGATGGCAAGGGATTTTTTAAGAGCTTGCCTTCTTTTACAATCTCAGATAAGAAAATGACCATTCTGGGAGCAGGTGGTGCGGCCAAATCCATTTTGGCGCAGGCTATTTTGGATGGGGCCAGTCAGATTTCAGTCTTTGTTCGTTCAGCTTCTATAGAAAAAACAAGACCTTACCTAGATAAGTTGCAGGAGCAAACAGGCTTTAAAGTGGACTTGTATGCTTTAGAAGATCTTTCTGAACTGCAATCAAGGATTGCCGAGTCGGACCTGCTCGTCAATGCGACTAGTGTAGGGATGGATGGCAAATCATCGCCAGTTCCAGAAAGCATCAATTTGCCAGAGAATCTCTTGGTTGCAGATATCATTTACCAACCCTTTGAGACGCCATTTTTGAATTGGGCTAGAAGTCAGGGAAATCCAGCCGTCAATGGCCTGGGGATGTTGCTCTATCAAGCTGCTGAAGCTTTTCAACTGTGGACAGGTAAAGTAATGCCGACAGATGAGATTTGGCAGTCCTTAACAGAAAAATATAAATAG